A single window of Streptococcus cristatus ATCC 51100 DNA harbors:
- the gndA gene encoding NADP-dependent phosphogluconate dehydrogenase has protein sequence MTKANFGVVGMAVMGRNLALNIESRGYTVAIYNRSKEKTEDVIACHPEKKFVPSYDVESFVQSIEKPRRIMLMVQAGPGTDATIQALLPHLDKGDILIDGGNTFYKDTIRRNEELANSGINFIGTGVSGGEKGALEGPSIMPGGQKEAYELVADVLEEISAKAPEDGKPCVTYIGPDGAGHYVKMVHNGIEYGDMQLIAESYDLMQHLLGLSAEDMAEIFTEWNKGELDSYLIEITADILSRKDDEGQDGPIVDYILDAAGNKGTGKWTSQSSLDLGVPLSLITESVFARYISTYKEERVHASKVLPKPAAFKFEGDKAELIEKIRQALYFSKIISYAQGFAQLRVASKENNWNLPFADIASIWRDGCIIRSRFLQKITDAYNRDADLANLLLDEYFLDVTAKYQQAVRDIVALAVQAGVPVPTFSAAITYFDSYRSADLPANLIQAQRDYFGAHTYQRKDKEGTFHYSWYDEK, from the coding sequence ATGACAAAAGCTAATTTTGGTGTCGTAGGTATGGCCGTAATGGGTCGTAACCTTGCCCTAAATATCGAATCTCGTGGTTATACAGTTGCCATTTACAACCGTAGTAAAGAAAAAACAGAAGACGTAATCGCTTGCCATCCTGAAAAGAAATTTGTTCCAAGCTACGATGTAGAGTCTTTCGTTCAATCCATTGAAAAACCTCGCCGTATCATGCTCATGGTTCAAGCTGGACCTGGTACAGACGCAACTATCCAAGCCCTTCTTCCACACCTTGACAAGGGCGATATCTTGATCGACGGCGGAAACACTTTCTATAAAGATACAATCCGTCGTAATGAAGAATTGGCAAACTCAGGCATTAACTTTATCGGAACTGGTGTTTCTGGTGGTGAAAAAGGTGCCCTTGAAGGTCCTTCTATCATGCCTGGTGGACAAAAAGAAGCCTACGAATTGGTTGCTGATGTTCTCGAAGAAATCTCAGCTAAAGCACCTGAAGATGGTAAACCATGTGTGACTTACATCGGTCCTGACGGAGCTGGTCACTATGTGAAAATGGTCCACAACGGTATCGAGTATGGTGATATGCAATTGATTGCAGAAAGCTATGACCTCATGCAACACTTGCTTGGTCTTTCTGCAGAAGACATGGCTGAAATCTTCACTGAGTGGAATAAAGGCGAGCTTGATAGCTACTTGATCGAAATCACAGCTGATATCTTGAGCCGTAAAGACGATGAAGGGCAAGATGGACCAATCGTAGACTACATCCTTGATGCTGCAGGTAACAAGGGAACTGGTAAATGGACCAGCCAATCATCACTTGACCTTGGTGTGCCATTGTCACTGATCACTGAGTCCGTATTTGCCCGTTATATCTCTACTTACAAAGAAGAGCGTGTACATGCTAGCAAGGTGCTTCCAAAACCAGCTGCCTTCAAGTTTGAAGGAGACAAGGCTGAGTTGATCGAAAAGATTCGTCAAGCCCTTTACTTCTCAAAAATCATTTCATACGCACAAGGTTTTGCCCAATTACGTGTGGCTTCTAAAGAAAACAACTGGAACTTGCCATTTGCGGATATCGCATCTATCTGGCGTGATGGCTGTATCATCCGTTCTCGTTTCTTGCAAAAGATCACAGATGCCTACAACCGTGATGCAGACCTTGCAAACCTTCTCTTGGATGAGTACTTCTTGGATGTTACTGCTAAATACCAACAAGCAGTGCGTGATATCGTAGCTCTTGCTGTTCAAGCTGGTGTACCAGTACCAACCTTCTCAGCAGCTATTACTTACTTTGATAGCTATCGTTCAGCAGACCTTCCTGCTAACTTGATCCAAGCACAACGTGACTACTTTGGTGCCCACACTTACCAACGTAAAGACAAAGAAGGA
- a CDS encoding flotillin family protein — translation MDMLFIPGWLIFAIVAAIVLIILLAKGYVNAKPNEVVVITGLRKQRHLRGKAGFMIPFVEQRSYLDIEQFSTDVRTSESVPTLDFINVRADAAVKLKIGTTDEMIERAAENFLNWNTTDISNSVQDVLEGNLREVIGQMELRKMVNDRQEFASKVQDNVAPDLAKMGLEVIAFTVQSFSDEGGVIDNLGIENVETIKKDALIAKAKAERERKEVEAEQDKLANDKRVAADLEIAQKQNELKLKQAALKQEADIAQAKADAAKGIEAEIQRREQERVAAEANIMKQEKEAEVKEREVKVREQELDANIRKQAEAEKYARQQAAEAQLIERQRQAEAELFETQKEAEARKAQAEAEKFAQLQEAEAIEAKGRAEAEAIRLKLEAEAQGLDKKAEAMKKMQEAAITEMIVDKLPEIARAVAEPLTKVDKITMYGEGNASKMVGDIMQSIDQVSQGAGFDIRQLLAGALGVNMTVNKLKQDEQAIIEVDEK, via the coding sequence ATGGATATGTTATTTATCCCAGGCTGGTTGATTTTTGCAATCGTTGCAGCCATTGTGCTTATTATTCTTTTGGCTAAGGGCTATGTCAATGCTAAGCCAAATGAAGTAGTCGTTATTACTGGTCTGCGTAAGCAGCGTCATTTAAGAGGTAAGGCTGGCTTCATGATTCCTTTTGTAGAGCAGCGCTCTTATCTGGATATTGAGCAGTTTTCTACAGACGTCCGTACTTCTGAGTCTGTGCCAACGCTTGATTTTATCAACGTTCGTGCCGATGCAGCTGTTAAGCTGAAGATTGGTACTACGGATGAAATGATTGAGCGTGCGGCAGAAAACTTCCTTAATTGGAACACAACAGATATTTCCAACTCTGTCCAAGATGTTCTCGAAGGGAACCTTCGTGAGGTAATCGGACAGATGGAACTGCGCAAGATGGTCAATGACCGTCAGGAATTTGCCTCTAAAGTGCAAGATAACGTGGCGCCAGATTTGGCTAAGATGGGTCTGGAAGTCATTGCCTTTACCGTTCAATCCTTCTCTGACGAAGGTGGCGTGATTGACAATCTCGGTATCGAAAATGTCGAAACGATCAAGAAAGACGCTTTGATTGCCAAGGCGAAGGCTGAACGTGAGCGTAAGGAAGTTGAAGCTGAGCAGGACAAGTTGGCTAACGACAAGCGCGTGGCTGCTGACTTGGAAATTGCTCAAAAGCAAAATGAACTCAAACTGAAACAAGCAGCCCTTAAGCAGGAAGCAGATATCGCACAAGCTAAAGCTGACGCGGCTAAAGGGATTGAGGCTGAAATCCAGCGTCGTGAACAAGAACGTGTGGCAGCAGAAGCCAACATCATGAAGCAGGAAAAGGAAGCGGAAGTCAAAGAACGGGAAGTTAAGGTCCGTGAGCAGGAATTGGATGCCAATATCCGCAAGCAAGCCGAAGCTGAAAAATATGCCCGTCAACAGGCTGCTGAAGCGCAATTGATTGAACGTCAGCGTCAGGCCGAAGCGGAACTCTTTGAAACACAAAAAGAAGCCGAAGCCCGCAAGGCTCAAGCCGAGGCTGAGAAATTTGCGCAACTGCAAGAAGCAGAAGCTATTGAAGCCAAAGGACGTGCAGAAGCGGAAGCCATTCGTCTTAAACTAGAAGCGGAAGCCCAAGGTTTGGACAAGAAAGCCGAAGCCATGAAGAAGATGCAGGAAGCTGCGATTACGGAGATGATTGTCGATAAACTGCCAGAAATCGCTCGTGCGGTAGCAGAGCCATTGACCAAGGTAGACAAGATTACTATGTATGGTGAAGGCAACGCTTCTAAAATGGTCGGCGACATCATGCAGAGCATTGACCAAGTTTCCCAAGGAGCAGGCTTTGACATTCGTCAACTGTTAGCTGGAGCACTTGGTGTCAATATGACTGTCAACAAGCTCAAACAAGATGAACAAGCGATCATCGAAGTTGATGAGAAATAA
- a CDS encoding Bax inhibitor-1/YccA family protein, protein MNNTIIQENSGLSSFYSKVYGFVGMGIAISALVSGLMLTTFQTALVEILLHYSWIYYGAIFIELALVWSASSRGLRNSPAALPLFLSYSALNGFTMSFIVAMYTGGVVFKAFAVSAAVFLVMAAMGVIIKKDLSGMGRAMIAGLIGIVIASFVNIFLGSDMIDYIVSYVSVVIFAGLIAWDNQKIRYVYEQTGGQAGLGWAISLALSLYLDFINLFLSILRIFGRND, encoded by the coding sequence ATGAACAATACAATTATTCAAGAAAACAGTGGACTTTCTAGTTTTTATTCTAAGGTCTACGGATTTGTTGGGATGGGAATTGCCATCTCTGCTCTGGTTTCAGGCTTAATGCTGACGACCTTCCAGACAGCTCTAGTTGAGATTTTGCTCCATTATAGCTGGATTTACTATGGAGCTATCTTTATTGAGCTGGCCTTGGTTTGGTCAGCTTCCAGCAGAGGACTTCGTAATAGTCCAGCTGCTCTTCCTCTCTTTTTGAGCTACTCAGCCCTAAACGGATTTACCATGAGTTTCATTGTGGCCATGTACACAGGAGGCGTGGTCTTCAAAGCATTTGCAGTTAGTGCGGCTGTTTTCCTTGTCATGGCAGCCATGGGCGTCATCATTAAAAAAGATTTATCTGGCATGGGCCGAGCTATGATTGCAGGTTTGATTGGGATTGTGATCGCAAGTTTTGTCAATATTTTCCTCGGTAGCGACATGATAGACTATATTGTCAGCTACGTCAGCGTCGTCATTTTCGCAGGGTTGATTGCTTGGGACAATCAAAAAATTCGCTACGTTTATGAGCAAACGGGTGGACAGGCAGGTCTTGGCTGGGCTATTTCTCTAGCTTTGAGCCTCTACCTTGACTTTATCAACCTCTTCCTCAGCATCCTTCGCATCTTTGGAAGAAATGACTAA
- a CDS encoding HDIG domain-containing metalloprotein has protein sequence MPYREDDEFMAYVGHLIEKPSVQRLKGITHHIHSNRLEHSINVSFTSYKIAKKFGWNARSTARGALLHDLFYYDWRETKFKKSHAWVHPRLAVRNARKITKLNRVEEDIIIKHMWGATLAPPRYKESFVVTMVDKYWAIKEATAPWRKKLSGRKKYHRKMMKS, from the coding sequence ATGCCTTACAGAGAAGATGATGAATTTATGGCTTATGTGGGGCATTTGATTGAGAAGCCTAGCGTCCAACGCTTAAAAGGAATTACGCATCATATTCATTCCAATCGGCTTGAACATTCAATCAATGTCAGTTTTACTAGTTATAAAATTGCTAAAAAATTTGGCTGGAACGCCCGCAGTACGGCACGAGGTGCTCTTCTGCATGATCTATTTTATTATGACTGGCGCGAAACCAAGTTTAAAAAGAGTCATGCTTGGGTACATCCCCGCCTAGCAGTCCGAAATGCCCGCAAGATTACCAAGCTCAATCGAGTTGAGGAAGATATTATCATCAAGCACATGTGGGGAGCGACCTTAGCACCACCCCGCTACAAGGAGTCCTTCGTTGTGACCATGGTGGACAAGTATTGGGCGATCAAAGAAGCGACGGCACCTTGGCGAAAAAAGCTAAGTGGGCGTAAAAAGTATCATCGAAAGATGATGAAAAGTTAA